Genomic window (Chryseobacterium bernardetii):
ACCACCATCGGGACCCCCTTTAGGAATATACTTTTCACGGCGAAGGTGGGCAGAACCAGCACCTCCGTGTCCGCTTTTACAATGGATCTTTACGTAATCTACAAAGTTAGACATATAGTATTTGTTACGAGTTGCGAGCTACGGGAAAATACGAATCCCGTATCCCGAATCTCGATTATTTAATTTTTTCAACTTCAGCAAAAAGTTTCTGGGCAATCTCATCAATTTCTCCCACACCGTTTACTTCAACATACTTACCCTGCTGCTTATAAAGTTCGGCTACTTCTGCTGTTTTAGTATAATATTCTTTAATTCTGTTTTCGATGATCTCAACATTGCTGTCGTCTGATCTACCGCTGGTTTCTCCTCTTTTCAGAAGTCTTTCTACCAAAATTTTATCTTCTACAATTAATGAAAGACAGATATCAATCTCATCATTAAGCTCCTCTTTAACGATTTTTTCCAATGCTTCTGTCTGAGCAGTAGTTCTTGGATATCCATCAAAGATAAAACCATTGGTATCGGTAGGCTTTCTGATCTCATCAATCAGCATATCTGTCGTTACCTGATCCGGAACCAATTCTCCCTTATCGATGTAAGACTTAGCTAGTTTTCCAAGTTCAGTGTCATTTTTCATATTGTATCTGAAA
Coding sequences:
- a CDS encoding adenylate kinase, which gives rise to MINIVLFGPPGSGKGTQAQNLIEKFNLKQISTGDLFRYNMKNDTELGKLAKSYIDKGELVPDQVTTDMLIDEIRKPTDTNGFIFDGYPRTTAQTEALEKIVKEELNDEIDICLSLIVEDKILVERLLKRGETSGRSDDSNVEIIENRIKEYYTKTAEVAELYKQQGKYVEVNGVGEIDEIAQKLFAEVEKIK